The Verrucomicrobiia bacterium genome contains the following window.
ACGTGGATCGGCGAGGAAGCATGGATATTGAACTTTGAACCTGTGCGCATCGGCCAACAATGTTGCATCTCGCAGCGCGCATTTCTCTGCACCGGCAATCATGATTATCGGCAGCCATCCATGCCGTACCGCAACGCCCCCATCACCATCGAAGACGGCGCATGGGTCGGCGCGCAGACTTTTGTCGCGCCTGGCATCACCATCGCTGCCGAAGCGGTCGTCACTGCCGGTTCCGTCGTCGTTAGAGATCAACCGGCAAGAATGGTCTGCGGGGGCAACCCGTGTGTGCCGCTCAAACCGCGCTGGAAATCCGCTGAAGTTTTTTTGCAAATAGTTTGAGTGAATCGTGAAGCCGCGCAGTTTCATCGTCTGGGGAATTAATTACGCTCCCGAACTCACCGGGATTGCGCCTTATAACACGGCGCTGTGCGACCACCTGCGCGCCCAATCTCACAAGGTGCGCATGGTAACTTCATTCGCCTACTACCCGGAGTGGCGCAAATCAGCGCAGGACCGCGGCCGCTGGTTTCGCACTGACCGCATGAATAATGTGGAGGTGCATCGCTGCTGGCATTACGTTCCGCCAAAACCGTCGGCCTTGAAACGCATGCTGCATGAGTTCAGTTTCGTCGCAACGTCATGGTTCAGGATCATGATGCTGCCGAGGCCGGACGTTTACATAGTAGTATCTCCGCCTTTGTTGCTGGGATTTGCCGCGTGGATTGCCAGCCTATTGAAACGCCGGCCGTTTTGTTTTCACGTGCAGGACCTTCAGCCCGACGCGGCGGTCGCTCTTGGCATGATCCGTCCGGGAAGGTTGTTGCGCGCGCTGTACGCGCTCGAAGCCATCGCCTACAAAAGAGCGGCGCTGGTTTCGGGCATTATTCCCGGCATGACCCGCGCATTTGCGGACAAGGGCGTGCCGGAAAAGAAAATCATTTTATTTCCCAATGGCATCCATCTGCCGCCGATTGAGGAGACGTTCGGACTCGGAGCTTTTCGCCGTCGTTTCCACATTATGCCCGAAGAATGTCTGGCGGTTTATTCCGGCAATCTCGGGGTGAAACATGGTGTGGAAATTTTGCTCGATGCGGCGCGTGCTTTGCAGGGCAAGTCCGTGCGCATCGTTGTATGCGGCGATGGTGCGCGGCGCGAGATTTTAGAGGCGACCGCCCGTGAGCGTGGCCTGGCCAATGTTCTGTTTTTGCCGTTGCAGGGCGAGCGCGAATATCACGAAATGCTGGCCGACGCCGACGTTTATCTTGTCACCCAGCAAGCGGGTTCGGGCGCGCTCTTTTTCCCAAGCAAACTGCTGAAAGGGCTCGCTTACTCCAAGGCCATCCTTGCCGTGGCCGACGCGCAAAGCGAACTGACTCGCGCGGCAGTTGACGGCCAATTCGCGCGGATCGTTTCTCCCGGCGATGTAGATGGACTGGCTTCCGCGTTGGAATTCATGGCGAAAAATGAAACCGAACGCCTGCGCCTGGGAAAAGCGGGAAGAAAATATGTCGAGCAATTTGAACTGAAATATTTGTTGCGGACATTCGAGGCGCGCGTTTGTGATTTTCTGAACGGTGAAGAGTCGGGACAGCCCTCGGAAATTTCATTGCCGTCCGTTTCAAAAAGCGATGCCGCAACTCTTGAGCAGCGTTAAAACCATGCCCACCACCGCCAATTCATCTTCGGTCCTCGCGCCCGCACCCAGCCGCACGGCTTTCGACGTGAAAATGCTTTTCAGCGCGACGGGTCTGTTGACGCTTGCGGTCATCGCATGCTGGGCCCTGTTTTTTGACGAACTGCGCGGCGAATGGGCGGTCAATGCTCAATACAATTATGGCTACGTGGTTCCGTTTTTGGGATTGGCCTTGCTCTGGCGGCGCTGGAGTGAACGGCCTCCGATTTCGTCGCGCGAACACATCGGCTTGGCTGGCGTGGCAGGCACGGCGTTGATCTTTTTTGTGCTGCCTTTTGAAATCGTGCTCGAAGCGAATCCCGAATGGCGGCTGATTTATTGGATCAACGGTGCGCAAGTGATCGCGCTCACTTTTTGCCTGATTTATTGCCTGGGCGGTTGGCGCTGGGTGCGCTATTTCGCGCCGCCCCTGTTATTCGTGCTGATTGCGATTCCGTGGCCGATGGAAATGGAAGCGGGGATTATCCAGGGATTGATGCGGTTGGTCGCCGGCTGGACGGTTGAGATAGCCGGCTGGCTGAACATTCCGGCGGTGCAACATGGCAACCTGATCGAGGTGGGCGCGGGCATCGTTGGGATTGATGAAGCCTGTAGCGGGGTGCGGTCGTTGCAATCGGCTTTGATGCTTTCCTTTTTTCTGGGTGAGATGCATCGGTTTCCCTGGACGCGCCGCGGCGCGCTGGTGCTGGGTTCGCTTTTGTTCGTGGTGATGGCTAACCTTGGGCGCACGACGTTCCTGGTTTGGGCTGCGGCCAATCGCGGCTTGCAGCAGATGGAAGCATGGCATGACACGGCAGGGATTCTCGTGATGCTCTTTGTGTTGCCGGGTTTGATCGGGCTGGCATTCGTGATGAAACCGAAATCTTCTGCCGTGCCCGCAGTCGCGCCCGCGCCATTTGTTCTTCCCGTGCTGCCGCGCTGGCCCGGAATCGTGGCCTTGCTTTGGATTATTTTGGCATTGGGCGCGACCGAAATCTGGTATCGGACCCACGAATCAAAACTGGTCCCCAACACGCGCTGGACGGTGAATTGGCCGAGCCAAAGCCCGCAATTCAAAAAAACCGCGCTGCCGCAAAATTCATTGGCCATTCTCCGCTGCTCCAACAGTGACGCCGCCGTATGGCAGGATGACGACGGCAATCAATGGAGCGGATTTCTCCTGCGCTGGCAGCCGGGCA
Protein-coding sequences here:
- a CDS encoding WcaI family glycosyltransferase, which translates into the protein MKPRSFIVWGINYAPELTGIAPYNTALCDHLRAQSHKVRMVTSFAYYPEWRKSAQDRGRWFRTDRMNNVEVHRCWHYVPPKPSALKRMLHEFSFVATSWFRIMMLPRPDVYIVVSPPLLLGFAAWIASLLKRRPFCFHVQDLQPDAAVALGMIRPGRLLRALYALEAIAYKRAALVSGIIPGMTRAFADKGVPEKKIILFPNGIHLPPIEETFGLGAFRRRFHIMPEECLAVYSGNLGVKHGVEILLDAARALQGKSVRIVVCGDGARREILEATARERGLANVLFLPLQGEREYHEMLADADVYLVTQQAGSGALFFPSKLLKGLAYSKAILAVADAQSELTRAAVDGQFARIVSPGDVDGLASALEFMAKNETERLRLGKAGRKYVEQFELKYLLRTFEARVCDFLNGEESGQPSEISLPSVSKSDAATLEQR
- a CDS encoding exosortase/archaeosortase family protein; translated protein: MPTTANSSSVLAPAPSRTAFDVKMLFSATGLLTLAVIACWALFFDELRGEWAVNAQYNYGYVVPFLGLALLWRRWSERPPISSREHIGLAGVAGTALIFFVLPFEIVLEANPEWRLIYWINGAQVIALTFCLIYCLGGWRWVRYFAPPLLFVLIAIPWPMEMEAGIIQGLMRLVAGWTVEIAGWLNIPAVQHGNLIEVGAGIVGIDEACSGVRSLQSALMLSFFLGEMHRFPWTRRGALVLGSLLFVVMANLGRTTFLVWAAANRGLQQMEAWHDTAGILVMLFVLPGLIGLAFVMKPKSSAVPAVAPAPFVLPVLPRWPGIVALLWIILALGATEIWYRTHESKLVPNTRWTVNWPSQSPQFKKTALPQNSLAILRCSNSDAAVWQDDDGNQWSGFLLRWQPGKNSAQLSKGHRPDICFPASGARLLGNFGEIKFQADGFQMPFRYETFESGPTVLHVFYCL
- a CDS encoding WcaF family extracellular polysaccharide biosynthesis acetyltransferase, with product MPTQVRNDLFDGRNGLDRGRSKIVEAAWHLLKCFLFLTPLPVPSALKCAGLRFFGAHVGRGVVIKPRVNIHFPWKLSIGDHTWIGEEAWILNFEPVRIGQQCCISQRAFLCTGNHDYRQPSMPYRNAPITIEDGAWVGAQTFVAPGITIAAEAVVTAGSVVVRDQPARMVCGGNPCVPLKPRWKSAEVFLQIV